The Xiphias gladius isolate SHS-SW01 ecotype Sanya breed wild chromosome 4, ASM1685928v1, whole genome shotgun sequence genome includes a window with the following:
- the LOC120788609 gene encoding terminal nucleotidyltransferase 5A-like has product MDESVESAAADSCSDGESINLSVLNWQQVQRLDAILTGSIPIHGRWSFPTLEVKPRDIVKVVRSRMEEKRIHVREVRLNGSAASYVLHEDSGLGWKDLDLIFCAELKGEIEFQIVKDIVLDSLLDFLPEGVNKEKITPVTLKEAYVQKMVKVCNDSDRWSLISLSNNRGKNVELKFVDSLRRQFEFSVDSFQIRLDSLLLFYECSEHPMAATFHPTILGESVYGDFPTALDHLRKRLICTRSPEEIRGGGLLKYCHLLVRGFRAASDAEMKLLQRYMCSRFFIDFPDVSEQRRKLESYLQNHFVDLEDRKYDYLATLYDVVQESTVCLMGHERRQTLSLISSLALRVLAEQNAIPNAANVTCFYQPAPYVSDGNFSNYYVAQVQPVYSCPPSPPQQYLTPPQHPMYATWLPCN; this is encoded by the exons ATGGACGAGAGTGTTGAGTCTGCCGCGGCCGACAGCTGCTCGGACGGGGAGAGCATCAACCTCAGCGTGCTCAACTGGCAGCAAGTGCAGCGGCTGGACGCCATCCTCACCGGCTCCATCCCCATCCACGGCCGCTGGAGCTTCCCTACGCTGGAGGTGAAGCCGCGGGATATCGTGAAGGTGGTCCGGAGCCGCATGGAGGAGAAGCGGATACATGTCCGGGAGGTGCGCCTCAACGGCTCCGCGGCCAGCTACGTCCTGCATGAGGACAGCGGTCTGGGATGGAAAGATCTGGACTTGATATTCTGCGCCGAGCTGAAGGGAGAGATCGAGTTTCAGATAGTGAAAGATATAGTCCTGGACTCACTTCTAGACTTCTTGCCCGAGGGAGTGAATAAAGAAAAGATCACACCAGTGACCTTAAAG gagGCTTATGTGCAAAAGATGGTGAAGGTGTGTAATGACTCTGACCGCTGGAGTCTCATCTCCCTCTCCAACAACCGGGGTAAAAATGTGGAGCTAAAGTTTGTGGACTCTCTTCGACGGCAGTTTGAGTTCAGCGTGGACTCCTTCCAGATCCGCCTGGACTCACTTCTCCTCTTCTACGAGTGCTCAGAGCACCCAATGGCTGCCACTTTCCACCCCACGATCCTCGGGGAGAGTGTCTACGGTGACTTCCCCACCGCCCTCGATCACCTGCGCAAGCGCCTCATCTGCACACGGAGTCCTGAGGAGATCCGAGGAGGGGGCTTGCTGAAGTACTGCCACCTCCTGGTGCGGGGTTTCCGTGCAGCTTCGGACGCTGAGATGAAACTGCTGCAGCGCTACATGTGCTCACGCTTCTTCATAGACTTTCCTGATGTGAGCGAGCAGAGGAGAAAGCTGGAGTCCTATCTGCAGAACCACTTTGTAGACCTGGAGGACAGGAAGTATGACTATTTGGCCACGCTGTATGACGTGGTGCAGGAGAGCACAGTGTGCCTGATGGGCCACGAGAGGCGCCAGACACTCAGCCTCATCTCATCACTGGCACTGCGGGTCCTGGCTGAGCAGAACGCCATTCCTAATGCTGCCAACGTCACCTGCTTCTACCAGCCGGCCCCCTATGTCTCAGATGGCAACTTCAGCAACTATTACGTAGCACAAGTTCAGCCTGTCTACTCCTGTCCTCCCTCGCCTCCTCAGCAGTACCTTACTCCTCCGCAGCATCCGATGTATGCCACCTGGTTGCCCTGTAACTAA